One genomic region from Tachysurus fulvidraco isolate hzauxx_2018 chromosome 14, HZAU_PFXX_2.0, whole genome shotgun sequence encodes:
- the tbx16 gene encoding T-box transcription factor 16 has protein sequence MLRGLNLMLAFFLVAFHSDLKHNFSIPPPSAMAGATDSFHKGNIRITLEDPELWKSFHEIGTEMIITKPGRRMFPHCKINISGLVPYAKYILLVDIVPEDSFRYKWNKDKWEVAGKAEPQPPYRTYLHPDSPAPGSHWMKQSVSFLKLKLTNNALDQHGHIILHSMHRYHPRFHIVQADDLYSVRWSVFKTFAFPETSFTAVTAYQNTKITKLKIDNNPFAKGFRDEGMNSKRRTNRGPSDTERLAKRLNSMVRDSDQDGSRSSPPDLCRSSYEGLAEARAGCKDGVKDEPNSPWEGASDRENSHSLERDSPLGSNARDVYSSEQLVPGHNTYQPYRFPDYNKSPSPTSSSMSSSAGRSSFESRVPDITTVPEQDGKVTDLVVPQCPPPATAGVQDYAGVLNVAMAQAKPGMLGPHALYAPYSADQPLTQWSGTSSAQYSSHPHHHHHLAADYGTQAVHHGYHHANMADWSQYPLFSYSCW, from the exons ATGTTAAGAGGGCTCAATCTCATGCTTGCTTTTTTCCTTGTTGCCTTTCACTCAGACCTCAAACACAACTTCAGTATTCCACCTCCTTCTGCAATGGCTGGAGCAACAGATTCCTTTCACAAAGGGAACATCAGGATAACTCTGGAGGACCCTGAGCTCTGGAAATCCTTCCATGAGATTGGTACAGAGATGATCATCACTAAGCCTGGCAG GAGAATGTTCCCGCATTGTAAGATAAATATTTCAGGACTTGTGCCCTATGCAAAGTACATCCTCCTGGTAGACATCGTGCCTGAAGATAGCTTCAGATACAAG TGGAATAAAGATAAATGGGAAGTAGCCGGAAAGGCTGAGCCACAGCCACCATACAGGACCTACCTGCACCCAGACTCACCAGCTCCAGGAAGCCATTGGATGAAGCAGTCAGTCTCCTTTCTCAAGCTCAAACTCACCAACAATGCCCTTGACCAGCACGGACAT ATCATCTTGCATTCCATGCATCGTTATCATCCTCGCTTCCATATCGTGCAAGCTGATGACCTGTACAGTGTACGGTGGAGTGTGTTCAAGACTTTCGCCTTCCCCGAGACCTCCTTCACGGCCGTCACAGCATACCAGAACACTAAG ATTACTAAGCTGAAAATTGACAACAACCCCTTTGCCAAGGGATTCAGAGATGAGGGCATGAACTCAAAAAG ACGAACAAACAGAGGTCCGTCTGATACCGAGCGCCTGGCTAAAAGGCTGAACTCTATGGTCAGGGACTCAGATCAAGATGGATCAAGATCAAGCCCACCAG ATCTGTGCCGCTCTTCCTATGAGGGTCTGGCAGAAGCACGGGCTGGATGCAAGGATGGAGTTAAGGATGAGCCAAATTCTCCATGGGAAGGAGCATCTGATAGGGAAAACAGTCACAGCCTGGAAAGAGACTCCCCTCTGGGCTCTAATGCTCGAGACGTATACAGCTCTGAACAGCTTGTGCCAGGACACAACACATACCAACCTTACAG ATTTCCTGATTACAACAAGTCCCCATCACCAACCTCCTCCAGCATGAGCAGCAGCGCTGGACGCTCCAGCTTTGAATCTCGAGTGCCTGACATCACCACTGTGCCCGAGCAGGACGGCAAAGTCACTGATCTGGTTGTCCCACAGTGTCCTCCCCCTGCTACAGCAGGTGTGCAGGACTATGCTGGGGTGCTGAACGTAGCCATGGCACAGGCAAAGCCAGGCATGCTGGGACCTCATGCACTCTATGCACCTTACAGTGCTGACCAGCCCCTGACCCAGTGGAGCGGGACAAGCTCAGCACAGTACTCATCccatccacatcatcatcaccacttAGCAGCAGACTATGGGACACAAGCTGTCCATCATGGCTACCACCATGCCAACATGGCTGACTGGAGCCAGTACCCGCTCTTCTCATACTCCTGCTGgtga